One part of the Arabidopsis thaliana chromosome 1 sequence genome encodes these proteins:
- the CMT1 gene encoding chromomethylase 1 (chromomethylase 1 (CMT1); FUNCTIONS IN: chromatin binding, DNA binding; INVOLVED IN: DNA mediated transformation, DNA methylation; LOCATED IN: chromatin, nucleus; CONTAINS InterPro DOMAIN/s: Chromo domain subgroup (InterPro:IPR017984), DNA methylase, C-5 cytosine-specific (InterPro:IPR001525), Chromo domain-like (InterPro:IPR016197), Bromo adjacent homology (BAH) domain (InterPro:IPR001025), Chromo domain (InterPro:IPR000953); BEST Arabidopsis thaliana protein match is: chromomethylase 3 (TAIR:AT1G69770.1); Has 30201 Blast hits to 17322 proteins in 780 species: Archae - 12; Bacteria - 1396; Metazoa - 17338; Fungi - 3422; Plants - 5037; Viruses - 0; Other Eukaryotes - 2996 (source: NCBI BLink).) yields MAARNKQKKRAEPESDLCFAGKPMSVVESTIRWPHRYQSKKTKLQAPTKKPANKGGKKEDEEIIKQAKCHFDKALVDGVLINLNDDVYVTGLPGKLKFIAKVIELFEADDGVPYCRFRWYYRPEDTLIERFSHLVQPKRVFLSNDENDNPLTCIWSKVNIAKVPLPKITSRIEQRVIPPCDYYYDMKYEVPYLNFTSADDGSDASSSLSSDSALNCFENLHKDEKFLLDLYSGCGAMSTGFCMGASISGVKLITKWSVDINKFACDSLKLNHPETEVRNEAAEDFLALLKEWKRLCEKFSLVSSTEPVESISELEDEEVEENDDIDEASTGAELEPGEFEVEKFLGIMFGDPQGTGEKTLQLMVRWKGYNSSYDTWEPYSGLGNCKEKLKEYVIDGFKSHLLPLPGTVYTVCGGPPCQGISGYNRYRNNEAPLEDQKNQQLLVFLDIIDFLKPNYVLMENVVDLLRFSKGFLARHAVASFVAMNYQTRLGMMAAGSYGLPQLRNRVFLWAAQPSEKLPPYPLPTHEVAKKFNTPKEFKDLQVGRIQMEFLKLDNALTLADAISDLPPVTNYVANDVMDYNDAAPKTEFENFISLKRSETLLPAFGGDPTRRLFDHQPLVLGDDDLERVSYIPKQKGANYRDMPGVLVHNNKAEINPRFRAKLKSGKNVVPAYAISFIKGKSKKPFGRLWGDEIVNTVVTRAEPHNQCVIHPMQNRVLSVRENARLQGFPDCYKLCGTIKEKYIQVGNAVAVPVGVALGYAFGMASQGLTDDEPVIKLPFKYPECMQAKDQI; encoded by the exons ATGGCAgcgagaaacaaacaaaagaaacgcGCTGAGCCAGAGTCAGATCTGTGCTTCGCTGGCAAACCAATGTCTGTTGTGGAGTCGACGATTCGATGGCCTCATCGCTACCAatccaagaaaacaaagctcCAAGCTCCGACCAAAAAACCTGCAAATAAGGG tggcaaaaaagaagatgaagagataATAAAGCAAGCTAAATGCCACTTTGACAAAGCTTTGGTTGATGGAGTTCTCATCAACCTAAACGACGATGTCTATGTCACG GGTCTACCAGGGAAGCTGAAATTCATTGCAAAAGTTATCGAGCTCTTTGAAGCTGATGATGGGGTGCCGTATTGTCGCTTTCGATGGTACTATCGGCCTGAAGATACT TTAATCGAAAGATTTTCCCACCTTGTGCAACCAAAGAGAGTGTTTCTCTCAAATGATGAGAATGACAATCCTCTCACCTGCATCTGGTCAAAAGTCAACATCGCTAAAGTCCCATTACCTAAG ATTACCTCCAGAATCGAGCAAAGGGTTATTCCTCCTTGTGATTACTACTACGATATGAAGTACGAAGTTCCTTATCTCAACTTTACAAGTGCAGATGATG GTAGTGATGCCTCATCAAGTCTTTCAAGTGACTCTGCCTTGAATTGCTTTGAAAATCTCCACAAGGATGAAAAATTCTTATTGGATCTATACAGTGGGTGCGGAGCGATGTCCACAGGTTTCTGCATGGGAGCTTCCATATCAGGAGTAAAATTGATTACG AAATGGTCTGTGGATATAAATAAGTTTGCTTGTGATAGTCTTAAACTTAATCATCCTGAAACAGAG GTGAGAAACGAAGCCGCAGAAGATTTTCTAGCTCTTCTCAAAGAATGGAAAAGGCTCTGTGAGAAGTTTTCTCTCGTTTCAAGCACCGAACCAGTGGAATCAATTTCTGAgttagaagatgaagaagttgaagaaaatgatgacaTAGATGAGGCAAGTACTGGTGCTGAACTCGAACCTGGAGAGTTTGAAGTAGAAAAGTTCCTTGGCATCATGTTTGGAGATCCTCAAGGCACAGGGGAAAAGACACTTCAACTTATG GTAAGGTGGAAGGGATACAATTCTAGTTATGACACATGGGAACCTTACTCTGGCTTAGG CAACTGCAAGGAGAAGCTGAAGGAGTACGTGATAGATGGGTTTAAGTCTCATCTCTTACCACTTCCG GGTACTGTCTACACAGTGTGCGGTGGGCCCCCTTGCCAAGGGATCAGTGGGTATAACCGGTATAGAAACAATGAAGCACCGCTTGAAGATCAGAAGAACCAGCaacttttggtgtttttaGACATCATTGACTTCCTCAAGCCAAACTATGTGCTGATGGAAAATGTTGTAGACCTTCTTAGGTTTTCAAAGGGTTTCCTGGCACGTCATGCTGTAGCTAGCTTTGTTGCGATGAATTACCAGACGCGGTTGGGCATGATGGCTGCTGGATCTTATGGGCTCCCTCAGCTTAGAAACAGGGTTTTTTTATGGGCTGCACAACCATCAGAG AAACTTCCCCCTTATCCCCTCCCAACACATGAAGTTGCTAAAAAGTTCAACACACCTAAAGAATTCAAA GATTTACAAGTTGGACGTATTCAAATGGAGTTCCTTAAATTGGACAACGCTCTTACGCTGGCTGATGCTATTAGTGATCTGCCACCG GTGACAAATTATGTGGCAAATGATGTAATGGATTATAATGATGCTGCTCCTAAGACAGAGTTTGAGAACTTTATTAGCCTCAAAAGATCTG aGACACTTTTACCCGCATTTGGTGGAGATCCGACACGCAGGTTGTTTGATCACCAACCCCTCGTATTAGGAGATGATGACTTGGAAAGAGTTTCCTACATACCAAAACAGAAG GGGGCAAACTATCGCGACATGCCTGGTGTTTTAGTTCACAACAACAAAGCGGAAATTAATCCTAGGTTTCGAGCAAAGTTGAAATCTGGAAAAAATGTG GTCCCTGCTTATGCAATTTCATTCATAAAAGGAAAATCAAAAAA GCCGTTTGGTAGACTTTGGGGTGATGAAATCGTTAACACTGTTGTGACAAGGGCTGAACCTCACAACCAG TGTGTAATCCATCCAATGCAAAACCGTGTGTTGTCTGTTCGTGAGAATGCGAGATTACAGGGGTTCCCTGATTGTTACAAGCTCTGTGGAACAATTAAGGAAAA GTACATCCAGGTTGGGAATGCTGTGGCAGTTCCTGTAGGGGTTGCATTAGGATATGCCTTTGGTATGGCGAGTCAAGGACTGACGGATGATGAACCAGTAATCAAGCTGCCATTCAAGTATCCCGAATGCATGCAGGCAAAGGATCAAATCTGA